In a genomic window of Syntrophorhabdaceae bacterium:
- a CDS encoding diguanylate cyclase, with translation MNSNILIVDDTPASLKLLTETLASEGFRVRPLNNGELALRSAGMEPPELILLDVRMPGLDGFEVCRRLKEDAMLRPIPVIFISAAADVEDKLAAFQAGGVDYITKPFRREEVLARATTHIELYRSRRELARLNQALIEANEKLTRLSETDGLLGIANRPCFDRVLEREWNGHMRSGTPLSLAMIDVDHFKLYNDTYGHLAGDACLKTVAEKVRTVLRRSTDLVARYGGEEVVVVMPDTPLEGAMNIARDIQSRFIDEPIPDSAVDRGFVTVSIGVAMRLPESGSLPSSLVAAADRALYAAKEAGRNCIRHE, from the coding sequence ATGAACAGTAATATCCTGATCGTCGATGATACCCCTGCTTCCCTTAAACTCCTGACGGAAACGCTTGCTTCCGAGGGTTTCCGTGTACGGCCGCTCAATAACGGTGAGTTGGCGCTGCGGTCGGCCGGTATGGAGCCGCCGGAGTTGATCCTTCTGGACGTACGCATGCCGGGGCTCGACGGGTTTGAAGTCTGCCGGCGTCTCAAGGAAGACGCGATGTTGAGGCCTATTCCCGTGATCTTCATTAGCGCCGCGGCCGACGTCGAAGATAAACTCGCCGCTTTTCAGGCGGGCGGGGTGGACTATATCACAAAGCCTTTCAGGCGGGAAGAAGTTCTGGCGAGGGCGACTACCCACATCGAGCTCTACAGGTCACGGCGGGAGCTGGCCCGGCTCAATCAGGCCTTGATCGAGGCAAACGAAAAGTTGACGCGCCTGTCGGAGACGGACGGACTGCTTGGCATTGCCAACCGCCCATGTTTCGATCGGGTCCTGGAGAGGGAATGGAACGGCCATATGAGGAGCGGGACCCCCCTCTCTCTGGCCATGATCGACGTGGACCACTTCAAACTATATAACGATACCTACGGCCATCTGGCCGGCGATGCCTGCCTGAAGACGGTGGCGGAGAAGGTTCGCACGGTGCTGCGTCGCTCCACCGACCTGGTCGCGCGTTACGGGGGAGAGGAAGTGGTGGTGGTGATGCCAGATACCCCATTGGAAGGGGCAATGAACATTGCAAGAGATATTCAGTCCCGTTTCATAGACGAACCCATTCCCGATTCAGCCGTCGACCGTGGTTTCGTGACGGTGAGCATTGGGGTAGCTATGCGTTTACCGGAGAGCGGGTCTCTTCCTTCTTCCCTGGTGGCGGCCGCCGACCGCGCCCTTTATGCAGCCAAAGAGGCCGGCCGGAATTGTATCCGCCATGAGTGA
- a CDS encoding UDP-glucuronic acid decarboxylase family protein, with protein MYTYRTYSIPKRILITGGAGFIGSHLSERLLKDGHEVICLDNYFTGRKENICHLTANSRFEMIRHDITEPLLVEVDWIFNLACPASPIHYQYNPVKTTKVNVLGALNVLGLAKRVRARVMQASTSEVYGDPEVHPQTEEYWGHVNPIGKRSCYDEGKRVAETLFFDYMRQNSVDVKVIRIFNTYGPRMRSDDGRVVSNFIEQALRGEAITIYGDGSQTRSFCYVEDMIEGMVRMMDYEKGETERQTDYTKPHLSGFSGPINLGNPEEVSILEIARKIVEMTGSASEIVFERLPEDDPKRRCPDIAKARQHLGWQPRVTLGDGLKRTVDYFQSQKAP; from the coding sequence ATGTATACCTATCGCACTTATTCTATTCCAAAGCGAATTCTTATCACCGGAGGGGCCGGATTTATCGGCTCCCACCTTTCGGAGCGGCTGCTCAAGGACGGACATGAGGTAATATGCCTGGATAATTACTTTACGGGCAGAAAAGAGAATATTTGTCACCTCACGGCAAATTCGCGCTTCGAGATGATCCGGCATGACATCACCGAACCTCTTCTCGTAGAGGTGGATTGGATCTTCAACCTGGCCTGTCCCGCAAGTCCGATTCATTACCAGTATAACCCGGTGAAGACCACAAAGGTCAACGTCCTGGGTGCCCTCAATGTGCTCGGCCTTGCGAAGAGGGTGCGGGCGAGGGTAATGCAGGCATCCACCAGCGAGGTGTACGGAGACCCTGAGGTCCACCCCCAGACTGAGGAGTACTGGGGGCACGTGAACCCTATCGGTAAGCGTAGCTGCTATGATGAGGGCAAAAGAGTCGCCGAGACGCTTTTTTTCGATTATATGAGGCAGAATTCGGTGGATGTAAAAGTCATCCGTATATTCAATACCTACGGCCCCAGAATGCGGTCCGATGACGGCCGGGTGGTGAGTAATTTCATAGAACAAGCCCTGCGGGGCGAGGCGATCACCATTTACGGAGACGGAAGTCAGACAAGGTCCTTCTGTTATGTTGAAGACATGATAGAGGGCATGGTACGGATGATGGACTACGAGAAGGGCGAGACGGAAAGGCAGACGGACTATACAAAGCCCCATCTGTCGGGATTTTCCGGCCCCATCAATCTCGGCAACCCGGAAGAGGTATCGATCCTTGAAATCGCCAGAAAGATTGTGGAGATGACGGGATCGGCCTCCGAGATCGTATTCGAGCGTCTGCCCGAGGACGATCCAAAAAGAAGGTGCCCTGATATCGCGAAGGCCAGGCAGCACCTCGGTTGGCAGCCCCGCGTCACCCTGGGCGATGGTTTGAAAAGAACGGTGGACTATTTTCAGTCCCAAAAGGCGCCGTGA
- a CDS encoding ATP-binding protein yields MVWALCCLFIFYAVPSWGEKKETAENRKTLVLYSFNDGYSYTANVRKGLAQGLHEIPEGIRPDVYEEQLDLGRLETADGRKALAEYLAAKYCSTKFNMVLTESLPAAEFLSGNPGLFSGTPRLFFNMIGKANTPGISQDASFSALSDGGKIAIATILHVLPQTRRIVVVGDPGHRAAGIFGDLRESSRAFAGRAEFEFWDNLSFEEVYEKAGKLPRTAAILYLGMSYDRLGKHGYQERVAQRLGESASVPVFGVLDSHMKGNVVGGFLRSGEKEGGLMSRVIAAGYDSPLRLSGKQLKEELTGYYFDAPALRKWSIPDTRLPPGSVILHREKTLWQRYRNYVLLAFAAFALETLLVITLIRVSLQRRKTLGQLAQANSALIVRSRELAEATERAEHANRAKSAFLANMSHELRSPMNGILGFSDLMQNDPSTTPVQRESLEIIRRSGEYLLSLIDDVLDMAKIEAGRVKIDEEPVDLHAMMREIMAMMQERAAKKGLDLLLDQSYDFPKIVRSDGVKLRQVIINLFTNAVKFTDRGSITLHLRLRGPVIAIEVEDSGVGISEEDRRDIFDPFVQVGKTSAQKGTGLGLAITKQFVELMGGKIEVESTPGTGSLFRVELPAKVSDEPVRESSLKERARPVAIAPGPEEWRILIVEDQAENRLLLTRLLEGVGLRVKSAVNGREGVRLFQEWKPHFIWMDRRMPVMDGLQATRAIRGLEGGRDVKIVAVTASALVEHKEEVMAADMDDLVRKPYRPEEIFDCMRRHLGIEYLYGERTGLPETDDGFFKPAALEGLSSSLRQELSDALIRADQESISRIVIGINERDAALAHALGRLVENYDYMPILRVLEECAAGPEKGGAPPE; encoded by the coding sequence TTGGTTTGGGCCTTGTGCTGTCTTTTCATCTTCTATGCCGTTCCTTCGTGGGGAGAAAAAAAGGAAACAGCAGAAAACCGGAAAACACTCGTGCTTTATTCCTTCAACGACGGATACAGTTACACCGCAAACGTGCGAAAGGGCCTTGCACAAGGTTTGCATGAAATACCGGAAGGCATCCGGCCGGATGTATACGAGGAGCAGCTTGACCTCGGCCGTCTCGAAACGGCCGACGGCCGGAAGGCGCTCGCTGAATACCTCGCGGCAAAATATTGCTCCACAAAGTTCAATATGGTCCTTACCGAGTCATTGCCCGCAGCTGAATTTCTTTCCGGCAACCCGGGCCTCTTTTCCGGAACTCCCCGGCTCTTTTTCAACATGATCGGGAAAGCCAATACGCCGGGTATTTCTCAGGACGCCTCTTTCTCTGCCCTTTCCGATGGAGGAAAGATTGCAATTGCCACTATCCTCCACGTCCTGCCGCAGACACGACGTATTGTGGTGGTGGGTGATCCCGGCCACCGGGCTGCCGGAATCTTCGGAGACCTGAGGGAGTCGTCACGTGCCTTCGCCGGCAGGGCGGAGTTCGAGTTCTGGGACAATCTCTCTTTTGAAGAGGTGTATGAAAAGGCAGGAAAGCTTCCGAGGACTGCAGCCATTCTCTATCTCGGGATGTCCTATGACCGCCTGGGGAAGCATGGTTATCAGGAAAGGGTGGCTCAACGGCTCGGCGAATCCGCTTCGGTTCCTGTTTTCGGGGTCCTTGACTCTCACATGAAGGGAAATGTGGTCGGGGGGTTCTTGAGGAGCGGCGAGAAAGAAGGCGGTTTGATGAGCCGTGTTATCGCTGCAGGGTATGATTCACCGCTCAGATTATCCGGAAAGCAGCTGAAGGAAGAGCTGACCGGATATTATTTTGATGCTCCCGCGCTTCGGAAATGGAGTATTCCTGATACTCGCTTGCCGCCGGGAAGCGTGATTTTGCACCGCGAGAAAACGCTTTGGCAGCGCTATCGGAATTATGTGCTCCTTGCGTTCGCCGCGTTTGCACTGGAGACGCTACTGGTGATAACTCTCATCCGTGTGAGCCTGCAACGGCGGAAGACCCTGGGGCAACTGGCCCAGGCGAACTCCGCCCTTATCGTTCGCAGCCGGGAGTTGGCGGAGGCAACCGAGCGGGCGGAGCATGCGAACAGGGCCAAGAGCGCCTTTCTCGCGAATATGAGCCATGAGCTGAGAAGCCCGATGAACGGCATCCTCGGATTTTCCGATCTCATGCAAAACGACCCTTCCACAACCCCCGTGCAGCGAGAGAGCCTCGAGATAATCAGGCGTAGCGGGGAATACCTGCTCTCTCTCATTGACGACGTCCTCGATATGGCGAAGATCGAAGCGGGTCGCGTCAAGATAGATGAAGAGCCCGTGGACCTCCATGCCATGATGCGGGAAATAATGGCCATGATGCAGGAACGGGCAGCAAAGAAGGGGCTCGATCTTCTTCTCGACCAATCGTATGATTTTCCTAAAATAGTTCGTAGCGACGGGGTGAAATTGAGGCAGGTGATCATAAACCTTTTCACCAATGCCGTGAAATTTACCGACCGTGGCAGCATCACCTTGCACCTCCGGCTCCGGGGCCCCGTGATCGCGATAGAGGTGGAGGACAGCGGCGTCGGTATCAGCGAGGAAGACCGGCGCGATATATTCGACCCTTTCGTGCAGGTGGGGAAGACGAGCGCCCAGAAAGGGACCGGTCTCGGTCTCGCTATTACGAAACAGTTCGTTGAACTGATGGGTGGAAAAATTGAGGTGGAAAGCACCCCCGGCACGGGTTCGCTATTTCGTGTTGAGCTGCCTGCAAAGGTGAGCGACGAGCCGGTCAGGGAGTCGTCCCTGAAGGAAAGGGCAAGACCCGTTGCCATTGCGCCCGGACCCGAGGAGTGGCGTATCCTGATTGTGGAAGACCAGGCGGAAAACAGACTCCTTCTCACACGCCTTCTGGAAGGTGTGGGTCTCCGTGTGAAGAGCGCGGTAAACGGCCGGGAAGGGGTGCGTCTTTTTCAAGAGTGGAAGCCGCACTTTATCTGGATGGATCGGCGTATGCCCGTCATGGACGGTCTCCAGGCAACCCGTGCGATCCGAGGGCTCGAGGGCGGCAGGGACGTGAAGATCGTCGCGGTTACGGCCTCGGCACTTGTGGAGCATAAGGAAGAGGTTATGGCTGCGGATATGGACGACCTGGTGCGTAAGCCTTACCGTCCTGAAGAGATATTCGATTGCATGCGGAGACACCTTGGAATCGAATACTTATACGGGGAGAGGACAGGGTTGCCGGAGACGGATGACGGATTTTTTAAGCCGGCCGCGCTGGAAGGGCTTTCGTCATCACTACGGCAGGAGCTTTCGGATGCGTTGATCAGGGCTGACCAGGAGTCGATTTCCAGGATTGTTATCGGGATCAATGAAAGAGACGCAGCTCTGGCACATGCGCTGGGGCGTCTGGTAGAGAACTACGATTATATGCCGATCCTGCGAGTGCTCGAGGAATGTGCCGCCGGGCCCGAAAAGGGTGGAGCGCCGCCGGAGTAA
- the nusA gene encoding transcription termination factor NusA, which produces MYFDLNYVIEQVGKEKGIPKETLISALEEAILSASKKKYGSHLDLEAKYNEELGEIEVFQFKTVVEETNEPDVEISIEEARVHDPECEIGDSIGIKMDTSSLGRIAAQTAKQVIVQKVRNAESDVIYNEYKSKKGEIATGVVQRVEKNHYVINLGKTEAVLPVKEVIPGEGFRQRDRIKAFILDVEKTQKGCTILLSRTHPGFLMKLFELEVPEVQEGIIKIVGAAREPGERAKISVHSTDTDVDPIGACVGVKGSRVQAVVQELRGEKIDIIPWSKDPAKFVCNTLAPARVSKVYINEEEHSMEIIVNDDQLSVAIGKKGQNVRLASRLTGWKIDINSESEVEITSRKIIEDLMEKLKVSEILARILHDEYLRDPQDLAKLTSEELNKITSISIEDCKRIIEQAKLVRDKERSEKAEERQEESAAETTETADATEAADATETAEAAKATEATETAETRQP; this is translated from the coding sequence ATGTATTTTGATTTAAATTACGTGATCGAGCAAGTGGGAAAGGAGAAGGGCATACCGAAGGAAACCCTTATCTCCGCCCTCGAAGAGGCCATACTCTCCGCCTCCAAAAAGAAGTACGGCAGCCATCTTGATCTCGAAGCGAAGTATAATGAAGAGCTAGGCGAAATAGAGGTCTTTCAGTTCAAAACCGTCGTCGAGGAGACAAACGAGCCCGATGTGGAGATATCCATTGAAGAGGCGAGAGTACATGATCCCGAGTGCGAGATAGGCGACAGCATAGGCATTAAGATGGATACTTCGTCCCTCGGCAGGATCGCTGCCCAGACCGCGAAGCAGGTAATAGTCCAAAAGGTGCGCAATGCCGAGAGCGATGTCATTTATAACGAATATAAAAGCAAGAAGGGTGAAATCGCAACAGGGGTGGTTCAACGAGTCGAAAAGAATCATTATGTGATCAACCTGGGGAAAACGGAAGCGGTATTGCCTGTCAAAGAAGTGATACCCGGCGAGGGATTCCGGCAGAGAGACAGGATAAAAGCATTCATTCTTGACGTGGAGAAAACCCAAAAAGGCTGCACCATCCTGCTTTCGAGGACCCATCCCGGTTTTCTCATGAAGCTCTTCGAGCTGGAAGTCCCGGAAGTACAGGAAGGGATAATAAAGATCGTCGGCGCCGCCAGGGAGCCTGGCGAGAGAGCAAAGATATCCGTACACAGCACGGACACCGATGTGGACCCTATAGGGGCCTGCGTGGGAGTAAAAGGCTCGAGAGTGCAAGCGGTAGTCCAGGAGCTGAGAGGCGAAAAAATAGATATCATACCATGGAGCAAAGACCCCGCGAAATTCGTGTGCAATACTCTTGCGCCTGCCCGGGTATCCAAGGTTTACATAAATGAGGAAGAGCATTCGATGGAGATCATCGTGAATGATGATCAGCTTTCAGTCGCCATAGGGAAAAAAGGACAGAACGTGCGTCTCGCATCGAGACTGACCGGGTGGAAGATAGATATTAACAGTGAATCAGAGGTTGAGATTACGTCGCGCAAGATTATAGAAGACTTAATGGAGAAATTGAAAGTCAGCGAGATTCTTGCCCGCATTCTCCACGACGAATACCTGAGAGACCCTCAGGACCTCGCAAAGCTCACGTCCGAGGAGCTTAATAAGATTACCAGCATTTCTATCGAAGACTGCAAAAGGATTATAGAACAGGCAAAACTGGTCAGAGACAAGGAAAGGTCGGAAAAGGCCGAGGAGCGGCAGGAAGAGTCAGCAGCCGAAACAACCGAAACGGCCGATGCAACCGAGGCAGCCGATGCAACCGAAACGGCCGAGGCAGCCAAAGCAACCGAGGCAACCGAAACAGCCGAGACTCGGCAACCGTAG
- a CDS encoding UDP-glucose/GDP-mannose dehydrogenase family protein, which produces MHISVIGVGYVGLVTGACFAETGNDVICMDIDDVKIENLNKGIIPIYEPHLEEIVKRNMDEGRLRFTTDIKETVDHGLIVFISVNTPQDEDGSADLKYVMNVAHSIGKVMEKYRIVVVKSTVPVGTCEKVKGAIDEELKARAAGIAFDIASNPEFLKEGVAVDDCMKPERVVVGVEHSRVGEILKELYSPFTRTGAPLLAMDVRSSEMTKYAANSMLATRISFMNEIAAMCEKVGADVMMVMRGMGSDSRIGPKFLFPGVGFGGSCFPKDVRALIKTCQDYGCEASILEDVMKVNASQRVAFTNKLLDYYGGDVKGRKFGVWGLAFKPNTDDMREAPAVYIVDELTKRGAFCMLYDPKAMEVARAIFEGNTNIVFGKGQYDVLQDVDALILVTEWLSFREPDFDRMKSVMKAPVIFDGRNQYNPATVAGHGFYYSCIGRPAR; this is translated from the coding sequence ATGCATATATCGGTTATCGGAGTGGGATATGTCGGCCTCGTCACGGGGGCTTGCTTTGCCGAGACAGGCAATGACGTAATCTGTATGGATATAGATGACGTGAAAATTGAAAACCTGAATAAAGGGATCATTCCCATCTATGAGCCTCACCTCGAGGAAATAGTGAAGCGCAACATGGATGAAGGGCGGCTCAGGTTCACCACCGATATCAAAGAAACCGTCGACCATGGACTCATCGTCTTCATCTCCGTAAATACTCCACAGGATGAGGACGGCTCCGCGGACCTTAAATATGTGATGAATGTGGCCCATAGCATCGGTAAGGTGATGGAGAAATACAGGATCGTGGTAGTCAAATCCACCGTTCCCGTGGGAACCTGCGAAAAGGTGAAGGGAGCGATAGACGAGGAATTGAAAGCGAGGGCCGCCGGTATCGCCTTTGATATCGCATCGAACCCCGAATTTCTGAAAGAGGGCGTGGCAGTCGATGACTGCATGAAGCCCGAACGGGTAGTCGTAGGGGTCGAGCATAGCAGGGTAGGGGAGATACTGAAAGAGCTTTATTCACCCTTCACCCGCACGGGCGCGCCTCTTCTCGCGATGGATGTAAGATCGAGTGAAATGACAAAATATGCGGCGAACTCCATGCTTGCCACAAGGATCTCCTTTATGAACGAGATTGCGGCCATGTGTGAGAAAGTGGGGGCCGATGTAATGATGGTGATGCGGGGCATGGGAAGCGATTCGAGGATCGGACCAAAATTTCTTTTTCCCGGCGTAGGCTTCGGCGGCTCCTGTTTCCCCAAAGACGTGCGTGCTCTCATAAAGACATGTCAGGATTATGGATGCGAGGCTTCCATACTGGAAGACGTGATGAAGGTGAATGCCTCCCAGAGGGTCGCCTTTACGAACAAGCTGCTCGACTATTACGGCGGCGACGTGAAGGGACGAAAATTCGGCGTCTGGGGCCTGGCATTCAAACCCAATACGGACGACATGAGGGAGGCCCCGGCCGTCTACATTGTCGATGAGTTGACGAAGAGGGGGGCCTTCTGCATGCTTTATGATCCGAAAGCCATGGAAGTGGCCCGCGCAATTTTCGAGGGAAACACGAATATTGTCTTCGGTAAGGGCCAGTACGACGTACTTCAGGATGTAGACGCGCTTATCCTGGTCACCGAATGGCTTTCATTCAGAGAGCCGGACTTCGACCGGATGAAATCTGTGATGAAAGCGCCTGTTATATTCGATGGAAGGAACCAGTACAATCCTGCGACCGTAGCTGGTCACGGCTTCTATTACAGTTGCATCGGAAGGCCGGCGAGGTAG
- the rimP gene encoding ribosome maturation factor RimP, translating to MVYEQEIIEKIESLLAPIVREEAVELVDVEFKPAGKRWVLRIFIDKEGGVTISHCEKVARELGRLLDVEDFIEHAYTLEVSSPGLTRALKKKEDFARYKGQRCKIVTNEPLDGRSEFKGEIVNVDDDKVEIKGKIGVFTVPICAIKKANLEFEL from the coding sequence ATGGTATACGAACAGGAGATCATAGAAAAGATCGAGTCCCTTCTCGCGCCCATAGTTCGCGAGGAGGCGGTCGAACTCGTCGATGTGGAGTTCAAGCCGGCCGGAAAGCGGTGGGTGCTTCGTATCTTCATCGATAAAGAGGGCGGCGTCACCATCTCCCATTGCGAAAAGGTCGCCAGGGAGCTCGGGAGACTGCTCGACGTGGAGGATTTTATCGAGCATGCCTATACTCTTGAAGTATCGTCACCGGGGCTGACGAGGGCATTGAAGAAGAAGGAAGACTTTGCCCGGTATAAAGGGCAAAGGTGCAAAATCGTAACGAATGAGCCCTTGGACGGCAGAAGCGAATTCAAGGGAGAAATCGTCAATGTTGACGACGATAAAGTTGAGATTAAAGGAAAAATAGGTGTATTTACTGTTCCGATATGTGCTATAAAAAAGGCAAACTTAGAATTCGAATTATAA